From Deltaproteobacteria bacterium:
GCGCCGATCGTGCTGATGCCCGGCCTCGATCCCGGGCTGCTCGACCTGCGCGGCACGCTGGCGCGCCTCGGCTACCGCGAGGCCACGGGCGATTCGCTCCCGCTCGGGCGCTACCGCTGGAGCGAGCGCGAGCTCCGCATCCACCTGCGCGCCTTCGAGCACCCGAGCCGCGCGCAGCCCGCACGCCTCGTCGCGGGCGCGCTCTCGCCGCGCAGCATCGAGTCGATTCGCAACCTCCGGACGAAGCGCGAGCTCACCACGCTCGTGCTCGAGCCCGAGAGCGTCGGCGCGTACTACGGCCCCGACCGCGAGCAGCGCGAGCTGGTGCATCTCGATCAGCTCCCGGAGCAGCTCACCCTCGCGGTCATGGCCGTCGAGGATCAGCGCTTCTACGACCACTTCGGGCTCGATTTCTGGCGCATCGGCGGCGCGATGGCGGCGAACCTGCGAGCGCGCAGCCTCGTGCAGGGCGGCTCGACGCTCACGCAGCAGCTGGTGAAGAACTTCTTCCTCACGCCCGACCGGCGGCTGAAGCGCAAGCTGCAAGAAGCCGCGATGGCCCTGATCGTCGAGTACCGGTACGAGAAGGACGCGATCCTCGAGGCCTATCTCAACGAGATCTACCTCGGGCAGCGAGGTGCGACGCAGATTCACGGGGTCGGCGAGGCGGCGCGCTTCTACTTCGGGAAGCCCGTCGCGGACCTCTCGCTCGCCGAGGCCGCCACGATCGCGGGCCTGATCCAGAGCCCGAATCGCCTCTCGCCGCACCGCTCGCCCGACGCCGCGACCGCGCGTCGCGACCTCGTGCTGCGCTTGATGCTGCGACAGGGGAAGATCACGCAGGAAGCGTTCGCCGAGGCGACCGCCGAGCCGCTGCGCGTCGCCACGATCACGCCGGACCTGCGCGACGCGCGCTTCTTCCTCGACGCGCTGCGCCGCGAGCTGCCCAACTTCTATGGCGAGGAGACGCTCGCGGCCGAGGGCCTGCGCATCTACTCGACGCTCGATCTGCGCCTGCAGCGCACCGCGGCGCGCGTGATCACGGAGGAGCTCGCGCGACTCGAGAAGTCGTCGAAGGCACTCGCTCCTAAGGATGGGCGGCGGCTCGAGGCGTGCCTCGTCGCGCTGCGCCCCGAGACCGGTCAGGTGCTCGCGCTGGTTGGCGGGCGCGACTACACGGCGAGTCAATTCGATCGCTGCACGCAGGCGCGCCGCCCCGCGGGCAGCGTGTTCAAGGCGTTCGTCTACGCCGCCGCGCTCGAGCCGGCGAACGGCACGCCCGCGATCACGCTCGCGAGCACGCTCGATGACTCCGCGCTGATCGTGCCGGTATGGCGCGGCAACTGGGCGCCGCAGAACTTTGATCGCCAGTTCCACGGCACGGTGCCCGTCCGCACCGCATTCGAAAACTCCTACAACGTTGCGGCGGCGCGCCTCGCGCAGCAGCTCGGGATCGAGCGCGTGCGCGAGATGGCGCAGCGCCTCGGCGTGAGCGGCCCGTTGCCGAAGGTGCCGAGCCTCGCGCTCGGCGCCGCCGACGTGACGCCGCTCGAGCTGGCGCGCGCGTACGCGACGTTCGCGAGCGGCGGGATTCGCCCGCGCGTCCGCACGTTCGAGGACGTGATCGACGCCGAGGGCCAGACGCTCGAGCGCCAGCCGCAGTCGTTCGAGCGCGTGCTCGATCCGGGCACCGCGTACTTGATGACGAGCCTGCTACAGGGCGTCGTCGATCGCGGAACGGCGGCGGGCATTCGGAGTGCGGGCGTCACGGGCCCGATCGCGGGCAAGACCGGCACGAGCAACGACGAACGCGACGCCTGGTTCGCGGGCTACACGCCCGAAATGGTGGTCGTGCTGTGGGTCGGCTTCGACGAGCCGCGCTCGCTCGGGCAGGCGTCCGCGCGCATCGCGGTGCCGATCTGGGCCCGCTTCGTGAAAGAGGCGACTGGCGGCGAGGTGGCGGGCGTGTTCCGCGTGCCCGACGACATCGCGGAGATCGAGATCGATCCCGCGAGCGGCGCCGTCGCGCTCGAAGACTGCCCAGCCCGCCGCAGCGAGTTCTTCCTGCGCGGCACCGAGCCGCTCGAGACCTGCCCCGCCTGGCAGGGCGCTCCGCTCGCCGCGAGTGCGCGCGAGGACGAGCCGCGCCCCGAACCCACCCGCGAAACGCCTCCGCCGCGGCGCAGGCGCGCGGACGACGACGCAGGCCTACTCGAGCGCTTCCGCCGCTGGCTCGAGGATTGACGCGCGCGCACTCGCGCGGGGCTACGGTGCTCGGCGATGCAGGCGAAGCACAAGTTCTTCTTCAGCGCGCTCGCAGTCGCGTTCGCTCTCGACGTGGGCTCGAAGCAGCTCGTGATCGACCACCTCGCGCGCTACGAGCTGGCGCCCGTGATCGAGGGCTTCTTCTACCTCACGCACGTTCGCAATCCCGGCGCCGCGTTCAGCATGCTCGCGAACGCGCCCGACTGGTTCCGCACGTACTTCTTTCCCGGCATGACGATCTTCGCGCTCGGGCTCGTGATCTCGATGTTCCGTCAGCTGAAGCCGAACGAGCGCCTCGCCGCATGCGCGCTCGGCCTGCTGCTCGGAGGCGCGTCAGGAAACCTTCTCGATCGCCTCCGCCACGGCGAAGTGGTCGACTTCTTGCACGTCGTGCTGTGGGGTGGGCGCTCTTGGCCCGATTTCAACTTCGCCGATTCGTTCATCGTGATCGGCGTGGGCCTGTTGATCTTCGAGATGTTCGCGTCCGAGGGCGAAACGCTCGAGAGCGATCGCCCCGCGGGCGCGGCGTAGCGAGCAGCGCTTCGCCGCGCGGAGTGGGACCGTGGCTTCGAAGTCGGCGGCGGCGCGGTGGCGGCGATCGGGCATCCGCCGTGAAACGCGCGCTCGCGGCGTTTCGCGGCGAGCTCGCGATTCCATAATAACTTTCGCGCAGTTTTTTTCGTCGGAGCCGCACGAGATCGCTTGACACGAATTTCGCGCGCCGGTTAAATGCCGCGCGTTGCAGAGCTGAAGCAAGCGGCGCGGTTCCCCTCCACGTTCAGCCATCACCGGCGACGAACTCCCCACTTGCACGGCGGCGCGCGTTCACAGCGAGGACGTCCTTCATGAAGTTCTTCATCGACACCGCGAGCGTGAAGGAGATCCGCGAAGCCGCGGCGCTCGGCCTGCTCGACGGCGTGACGACGAACCCGAGCCTGCTCTCGAAGGAGAGCGGCGACCCGCTGGAGATCCTGCGCGACATCACCAAGATCGTGGACGGCCCGGTGAGCGCAGAGGTCACGGCGCTCGACTGCGACGGCATGCTCTCCGAGGCGGCGAAGCTGCAGCGCATCGCGCCGAACATCGTGATCAAGGTGCCGATGACGCTCGAAGGGCTGAAGGCGATCCGCCGCCTCTCGGACCAGGGCGTGCAGACGAACTGCACGCTGATCTTCAGCCCGACGCAGGCGCTGATGGCCGCGAAGGCGGGTGCGACGTACGCGTCGCCGTTCGTCGGCCGGCTCGACGACATCTCGCAAGACGGGATGGGCCTGATCCGCTCGATCTGCACGATCTACAGGAACTACGGCTTTGCGACGCAGGTGCTGGTCGCGAGCGTTCGTCATCCGATCCACGTGGTGCAGGCCGCCGAGATCGGCGCGCACGTCGTCACGATGCCGACGAAGGTGATCGAGCAGCTCGTGAAGCACCCGCTCACGAACAGCGGACTCGAACAGTTCCTCGCGGACTGGGAGAAGGTCAAGAACCGGTCCTAGCCCCATCCATCTGGCCCGGTGTCTGGGCCGCAGACCCGACGCGGAGATCCCCCCTTCCATGCGACGGTCGAAGAGCGACTACGTCATTCAGACGGTGGCGAATGCCTTCCGTCTCCTCGAAGAGTTCGGCGGAAGCACCTGTGAGCTCGGCGTAACCGAGCTCTCGGATCGGCTGAAGCTGCACAAGAACAACGTGTTCCGGCTGCTCGCGACGCTGCAGCAGCAGGGCTACGTCGAGCAGTGCGCCGAGACCGAGCAGTATCGGTTGGGCCGCAGCTGCCTCGCGCTCGGCCAGGCGTTCAGTGAGACGCGCTCGCTGCTGCGCTTCGGTCGCCCAGTGCTCGCGCGGCTCGCCGAGGACACGCACGAGTCGGCGCACATCGCCGTGCTCTCGAGCTACGAGGTCGTCCACCTCGATGGCGAGCAGCCGAAGCAGCTCGTCGCCACGTCCCTGCGCACGGGCGAGCGGCTCGCGGCGCATTGCACCGCGCTCGGCAAGGTGCTGCTCGCGTCTCGCAGCGCCGCGGCGCTCGCGCAGCTCGACAAGGAGCGCGTGAAGGCGGGCAAGCTCGTCGCCCACACGCCGGCCACGATCACGGACCGCGACAAGTTCTTCGAGCACCTGCGCGCCGTCGCCTCCCAAGGCTGGGCGCTCGACCTCGAAGAGTGCGCACCGGGCCTCTGCTGCGTCGCCGCGCCAGTGCACGACGCGACGGGCGCCGTCGTCGCCGCGATCTCCGTCTCCGCCCCGGCCTTCCGCGCGAGTGAGGCTCGCATCCACAGCGACGTGATGCCGAACGTGCTCGCAGCCGCGCGAGAGCTCTCCGCGCGCATGGGCTTCGTCGCGACGGCGGCCTGAAGCGCGCGAAACGGCCTCGCGCCCGTCGGCGAGAATCGTTACGCAGCGTCAGACACCCCCGTAACGATTCTTCGCGGTGCGCGTCCGCGCCGCGCCCGAAAGGCCCGTGCATGGACTTCGCTCTCTCCGACGAACAGCTCGCCCTCCAGGACACCGCGCGCCGCTTCGCGGAGACCGAGATGAAGCCCCTCGCCGCGGCGCACGACCAGAGCGGCGAGATGCCGATGGGGATCATGCGCAAGGCGTGGGAGCTCGGGCTCTCGCACGTCTACATCCCGGCGGAGTACGGCGGCGTCGGCCTCAGCGCGCTCGACGCCTCGATCGTGGTCGAGGAGCTGTCTTGGGCGTGCGCGGGCATGACCACATCGATCATGGCCAACGATCTCGGCCTCACGCCGATCCTCGTGGCGGGCAGCGACGCGCAGAAGCGTGAGTGGCTCGGGCGCTTCACGCAGCGCTTCGAGATGGTCGCGTTCTGCCTCTCGGAGCCCGGTGCCGGCTCCGATGTCGCGGGCCTGGCGCTCACCGCGCGCCGCGACGGCGATCACTACGTGCTGAACGGCACGAAGTGCTGGATCACGAACGGCGGCGTTGCGGACGTGTTCACCGTGTTCGCGCGGCTCGAGGGCTCGAAGCGCCACGACGGCGTGTGCGCATTCGTGATGGAGGCGAAGACGCCGGGGGTCACGGCGGGCAAGAAGGAGGACAAGATGGGGCAGCGTGCGAGCGACACGCGCGTGCTCCACTTCGACGGCGCGCGCGTGCCCGCCGCGAACCGCCTCGGCGAGGAAGGCGAGGGCTTCCGCACCGCGATGAAGACGCTCGACACCACGCGCCCGTCGATCGGCGCGCTCGCGAACGGCATCACGCGGCGCGCACTCGACGAGAGCGTCGCCTACGCCAAGGAGCGCAAAGCGTTCGGCGCCCCGATCGGCGGCTTCCAGGCCGTGCAGTTCTTGCTTGCCGACATGGCGAAGGACCTCGAGGCCGCGCGTCTGCTCACTTACCAGTCCGCCTGGGCGCTCGACCGCGGCGCCCCCGCCTCGAAGCTCAGCTCGTTCGCGAAGTGCTTCGCCACCGACACCGCGATGCGTGCGTCGACGGACGCCGTCCAGGTGTTCGGCGGCAACGGCTACACGAAGGAGTACCCCGTCGAGAAGCTGATGCGCGATGCGAAGCTGATGCAGATCTACGAAGGCACGAACCAGATCCAGCGCGTCGTGATCGCACGCGAGCTGCTGAAGGGCTGAGCCCCGTCATTCCGTGCCTGGCACGGATGGGCCCCCGCGCCCCGCTTTCGGGGCCGTTCCCCCGGGTCAGCGCGCCCTTTCTCGGGCTATGCTCGACTGCCTTCGCCTCCCCCCTTTCTGACCTGAGGTCATTGCTTTGTCGTACGAGACCGAGAAGGCGCTCCGCTACCACGAGGATGGGCGCCCGGGGAAGATCAAAGTCGTCCCCACCAAGGCCACGCGGACCGCGGCCGATCTCTCCCTCGCTTACAGCCCCGGTGTCGCCGCGCCGGTGCTCGAGATCGCGAAGAACCCCGACGACGCCTACCGCTACACCGCGCGCGCCAATCTGGTCGCGGTCATCTCCAACGGCACCGCGATCCTCGGCCTCGGGAATCTCGGCGCCCTCGCCAGCAAGCCCGTGATGGAAGGCAAGGGCGTGCTCTTCAAGCGCTTCGCCGACATCGACGTGTTCGACATCGAGGTCGACTCGCTCGATACCGACGAGATCGTGCGCTTCTGCCAGATGATCGCGCCGACCTTCGGCGGCATAAACCTCGAAGACATCCGCGCGCCCGAGTGCTTCGAGATCGAGCGCCGCCTCGTCGAGACGCTAGACATTCCCGTCTTCCACGACGACCAGCACGGCACCGCGATCATCTCGGGCGCCGCGCTGCTGAACGCGGCGCTGCTCACGAAGCGCAAGCTCGAAGACATGCGCGTCGTGTTCTCTGGCGCCGGCGCCTCCGGCATCGCGTGCGCGAAGCTCTACAGGGATCTCGGCGTGCGCGGCGAGAACATCCTGCTGCTCGATACGAAGGGCGTGATCTACAAGGGCCGCAAGGACGGCATGACCCCGCAGAAGGAAGAGTTCGCGGCGGAGACGAACAAGCGCACGCTCGCCGACGCGCTCGACGGCGCAGACGTGTTCGTCGGCCTCTCCCAGGCGGGCCTCGTGACGCAGGACATGGTGAAGAAGATGGCGCCGGAGCCGATCGTGTTCGCGATGGCGAACCCGGATCCGGAGATCACGCCGCCGGAAGTGGAAGCTGTCAGGCCCGACGCGATCACGGCGACCGGCCGCAGCGACTACCACAACCAAGTCAACAACGTGCTCGGCTTCCCCTTCATCTTCCGCGGTGCGC
This genomic window contains:
- the lspA gene encoding signal peptidase II, whose product is MQAKHKFFFSALAVAFALDVGSKQLVIDHLARYELAPVIEGFFYLTHVRNPGAAFSMLANAPDWFRTYFFPGMTIFALGLVISMFRQLKPNERLAACALGLLLGGASGNLLDRLRHGEVVDFLHVVLWGGRSWPDFNFADSFIVIGVGLLIFEMFASEGETLESDRPAGAA
- a CDS encoding PBP1A family penicillin-binding protein, encoding MAARRNHGGSSRGARWWVRRTAAVLLFLASAAAGGIVGRQLLTLDRIVRERFDGKLFRVPSRVMSAPIVLMPGLDPGLLDLRGTLARLGYREATGDSLPLGRYRWSERELRIHLRAFEHPSRAQPARLVAGALSPRSIESIRNLRTKRELTTLVLEPESVGAYYGPDREQRELVHLDQLPEQLTLAVMAVEDQRFYDHFGLDFWRIGGAMAANLRARSLVQGGSTLTQQLVKNFFLTPDRRLKRKLQEAAMALIVEYRYEKDAILEAYLNEIYLGQRGATQIHGVGEAARFYFGKPVADLSLAEAATIAGLIQSPNRLSPHRSPDAATARRDLVLRLMLRQGKITQEAFAEATAEPLRVATITPDLRDARFFLDALRRELPNFYGEETLAAEGLRIYSTLDLRLQRTAARVITEELARLEKSSKALAPKDGRRLEACLVALRPETGQVLALVGGRDYTASQFDRCTQARRPAGSVFKAFVYAAALEPANGTPAITLASTLDDSALIVPVWRGNWAPQNFDRQFHGTVPVRTAFENSYNVAAARLAQQLGIERVREMAQRLGVSGPLPKVPSLALGAADVTPLELARAYATFASGGIRPRVRTFEDVIDAEGQTLERQPQSFERVLDPGTAYLMTSLLQGVVDRGTAAGIRSAGVTGPIAGKTGTSNDERDAWFAGYTPEMVVVLWVGFDEPRSLGQASARIAVPIWARFVKEATGGEVAGVFRVPDDIAEIEIDPASGAVALEDCPARRSEFFLRGTEPLETCPAWQGAPLAASAREDEPRPEPTRETPPPRRRRADDDAGLLERFRRWLED
- a CDS encoding IclR family transcriptional regulator, whose protein sequence is MRRSKSDYVIQTVANAFRLLEEFGGSTCELGVTELSDRLKLHKNNVFRLLATLQQQGYVEQCAETEQYRLGRSCLALGQAFSETRSLLRFGRPVLARLAEDTHESAHIAVLSSYEVVHLDGEQPKQLVATSLRTGERLAAHCTALGKVLLASRSAAALAQLDKERVKAGKLVAHTPATITDRDKFFEHLRAVASQGWALDLEECAPGLCCVAAPVHDATGAVVAAISVSAPAFRASEARIHSDVMPNVLAAARELSARMGFVATAA
- a CDS encoding acyl-CoA dehydrogenase family protein encodes the protein MDFALSDEQLALQDTARRFAETEMKPLAAAHDQSGEMPMGIMRKAWELGLSHVYIPAEYGGVGLSALDASIVVEELSWACAGMTTSIMANDLGLTPILVAGSDAQKREWLGRFTQRFEMVAFCLSEPGAGSDVAGLALTARRDGDHYVLNGTKCWITNGGVADVFTVFARLEGSKRHDGVCAFVMEAKTPGVTAGKKEDKMGQRASDTRVLHFDGARVPAANRLGEEGEGFRTAMKTLDTTRPSIGALANGITRRALDESVAYAKERKAFGAPIGGFQAVQFLLADMAKDLEAARLLTYQSAWALDRGAPASKLSSFAKCFATDTAMRASTDAVQVFGGNGYTKEYPVEKLMRDAKLMQIYEGTNQIQRVVIARELLKG
- the fsa gene encoding fructose-6-phosphate aldolase; the encoded protein is MKFFIDTASVKEIREAAALGLLDGVTTNPSLLSKESGDPLEILRDITKIVDGPVSAEVTALDCDGMLSEAAKLQRIAPNIVIKVPMTLEGLKAIRRLSDQGVQTNCTLIFSPTQALMAAKAGATYASPFVGRLDDISQDGMGLIRSICTIYRNYGFATQVLVASVRHPIHVVQAAEIGAHVVTMPTKVIEQLVKHPLTNSGLEQFLADWEKVKNRS